One genomic region from Gemmatimonadota bacterium encodes:
- a CDS encoding cytochrome c oxidase subunit 3 has product MTVVTEPGTATDVLEPEVREKEWIRTLGRSGGSTSLDGRNTGNGGGNSRGGGGDESPCSPSVEPPGAGANLLGMLVFIASEAVLFLTLIVTFALVRSGYPEWPPSDQPSLPVMVSFFNTLVLLGSGAAMFGAWRSIRRGRVLSSRRLLSAATLLGILFLVVQGVEWVRLIDFGLTVTQNIYGAVFYVMIGMHALHVFIAVLGLLYVSRRFSRGAYTREEHDGLTMGGMFWGFVVLIWPVLF; this is encoded by the coding sequence ATGACTGTCGTAACGGAGCCCGGCACCGCGACTGACGTGCTCGAACCTGAAGTGCGGGAAAAGGAGTGGATCCGTACCCTTGGCCGTAGCGGCGGAAGTACCAGCCTGGATGGCCGCAACACCGGCAATGGTGGCGGGAACAGCCGGGGAGGAGGTGGCGACGAGTCACCCTGTTCACCATCCGTCGAACCGCCCGGTGCCGGAGCCAACTTGCTGGGCATGCTGGTGTTTATCGCCAGCGAAGCCGTCCTTTTCCTCACGCTGATCGTCACGTTCGCCCTGGTACGGTCGGGATATCCGGAATGGCCGCCATCAGACCAGCCCAGCCTTCCCGTGATGGTGTCCTTCTTCAACACCCTGGTTCTGCTGGGCAGCGGCGCCGCCATGTTCGGCGCATGGCGGTCCATCCGGCGTGGACGGGTGCTGTCTTCGAGGCGCCTGTTGAGCGCGGCCACGCTGCTCGGCATCCTTTTCCTGGTGGTCCAGGGCGTAGAATGGGTCCGGCTGATCGATTTCGGTCTGACCGTCACCCAGAATATCTACGGCGCGGTTTTCTATGTAATGATCGGGATGCATGCGCTACACGTCTTCATCGCCGTCCTGGGACTGCTCTACGTGTCGCGCAGGTTCAGCAGGGGCGCGTACACCCGCGAAGAACACGACGGATTGACCATGGGCGGGATGTTCTGGGGATTCGTCGTCCTCATCTGGCCCGTCCTGTTT